A stretch of Henckelia pumila isolate YLH828 chromosome 4, ASM3356847v2, whole genome shotgun sequence DNA encodes these proteins:
- the LOC140867270 gene encoding hexosyltransferase GAUT11-like isoform X1, translating to MRRRAGSFRRPIWSRLSWWIWGLVLTFFFGGFLLFVVHHKHRHENRLEKAPVLVRLVYCNSGFDWVHKKRNFTDKMSSSTSYARQLSEQMTLAKAYVIIFKEHNNLSLAWELSSKIRSGQTVLSEAAKRDEPVSLEEAEPIIKSLSSIFFRAQDAHYDIAITMMTMKSQIQVLKEKQSAVFVQNTVHGQLAAESLPKNLHCIVIQLTADWLRSTSMQVLADKSKNSPRLTDINLYHFCVFSDNLLAVSVVVNSTVSNAEHPKQLVFHIVTNGVAYGAFQAWFLSNDFKGAAIEVQSVQDFTWLNASYSPVVKQIRDAASLELKFHSPKNLSLLSYLRFYIPEIYPQLEKVVFLADDVVVQKDLVPLFSIELHGNVNGAVETCLEAFHRYSNYLKFSNPLISTKFDPQACGWAFGMNVFDLISWRKANVTAKYHYWQEQNADKSLWKLGTLPPGLLAFHGMTEPLDRRWHVLGLGHDMNVDNRLIETAAVIHFNGNSKPWLKWSIERYRPLWERYVDRDHRYIRDCATS from the exons ATGCGGCGGCGGGCGGGCAGTTTTCGTCGCCCTATTTGGAGTAGGCTTTCATGGTGGATCTGGGGACTTGTCTTGACCTTTTTCTTTGGTGGTtttcttttgttcgttgttcACCATAAACACCGCCATGAAAATCGCTTGGAGAAGGCCCCGGTTTTGGTGAGATTGGTTTACTGCAATTCTGGTTTTGATTG GGTTCATAAGAAACGAAATTTTACCGACAAAATGTCAAGTTCTACATCATATGCCAGACAATTATCAGAGCAGATGACCCTTGCCAAAGCTTATGTTATTATCTTTAAGGAGCATAATAACCTTAGTCTTGCTTGGGAGCTTAGTTCCAAAATAAGAAGTGGTCAAACCGTGCTCTCCGAGGCTGCGAAGAGAGACGAGCCCGTATCTCTAGAGGAAGCCGAACCAATCATTAAAAGTTTGTCTTCCATCTTTTTTAGAGCACAGGATGCCCATTACGACATTGCAATAACCATGATGACAATGAAGTCTCAAATTCAAGTTCTCAAAGAAAAACAAAGCGCCGTGTTTGTTCAGAACACGGTGCATGGACAATTGGCTGCCGAATCACTGCCCAAGAATCTACATTGCATTGTGATTCAGCTCACTGCTGATTGGCTTCGGAGCACGTCCATGCAGGTTCTTGCAGACAAGAGCAAGAACTCGCCACGATTAACAGACATAAATCTTTACCACTTTTGTGTATTTTCAGACAATCTGCTGGCCGTTTCAGTCGTCGTAAACTCTACTGTTTCAAACGCCGAACATCCAAAGCAACTAGTTTTCCATATTGTCACAAATGGAGTAGCATACGGGGCGTTTCAGGCGTGGTTCCTCAGTAATGATTTCAAAGGTGCTGCCATAGAAGTTCAGAGTGTCCAAGATTTCACTTGGCTGAATGCATCATACTCTCCTGTAGTAAAACAAATCCGTGACGCCGCCAGTCTTGAGCTGAAGTTTCATAGCCCAAAGAATCTATCTTTACTTAGCTACCTTCGGTTCTACATCCCAGAGATTTATCCCCAGTTGGAGAAGGTGGTTTTCCTCGCAGACGACGTCGTTGTTCAGAAGGATTTGGTACCTCTGTTCTCAATAGAATTACACGGGAATGTAAACGGGGCGGTCGAAACTTGTCTCGAAGCTTTTCACCGGTACTCCAACTACCTAAAATTTTCAAACCCATTGATCAGCACGAAATTCGATCCTCAAGCATGTGGATGGGCGTTTGGCATGAACGTTTTCGACTTGATTTCTTGGAGAAAGGCGAATGTGACAGCAAAATACCATTATTGGCAAGAACAGAATGCTGATAAGTCACTCTGGAAGCTTGGCACTCTTCCTCCTGGCCTTTTAGCTTTCCATGGGATGACAGAACCACTTGATCGGAGATGGCACGTTTTAGGATTGGGGCATGACATGAACGTCGATAACCGTTTGATCGAGACTGCTGCTGTGATTCACTTTAATGGCAACAGCAAGCCTTGGCTGAAGTGGAGTATAGAGCGGTACCGGCCCCTTTGGGAACGGTATGTGGATCGGGATCATCGGTATATCCGGGATTGTGCCACTAGTTGA
- the LOC140867270 gene encoding hexosyltransferase GAUT11-like isoform X2, whose amino-acid sequence MRRRAGSFRRPIWSRLSWWIWGLVLTFFFGGFLLFVVHHKHRHENRLEKAPVLETSAVSGSMVHKKRNFTDKMSSSTSYARQLSEQMTLAKAYVIIFKEHNNLSLAWELSSKIRSGQTVLSEAAKRDEPVSLEEAEPIIKSLSSIFFRAQDAHYDIAITMMTMKSQIQVLKEKQSAVFVQNTVHGQLAAESLPKNLHCIVIQLTADWLRSTSMQVLADKSKNSPRLTDINLYHFCVFSDNLLAVSVVVNSTVSNAEHPKQLVFHIVTNGVAYGAFQAWFLSNDFKGAAIEVQSVQDFTWLNASYSPVVKQIRDAASLELKFHSPKNLSLLSYLRFYIPEIYPQLEKVVFLADDVVVQKDLVPLFSIELHGNVNGAVETCLEAFHRYSNYLKFSNPLISTKFDPQACGWAFGMNVFDLISWRKANVTAKYHYWQEQNADKSLWKLGTLPPGLLAFHGMTEPLDRRWHVLGLGHDMNVDNRLIETAAVIHFNGNSKPWLKWSIERYRPLWERYVDRDHRYIRDCATS is encoded by the exons ATGCGGCGGCGGGCGGGCAGTTTTCGTCGCCCTATTTGGAGTAGGCTTTCATGGTGGATCTGGGGACTTGTCTTGACCTTTTTCTTTGGTGGTtttcttttgttcgttgttcACCATAAACACCGCCATGAAAATCGCTTGGAGAAGGCCCCGGTTTTG GAGACAAGTGCTGTGAGTGGCAGTATGGTTCATAAGAAACGAAATTTTACCGACAAAATGTCAAGTTCTACATCATATGCCAGACAATTATCAGAGCAGATGACCCTTGCCAAAGCTTATGTTATTATCTTTAAGGAGCATAATAACCTTAGTCTTGCTTGGGAGCTTAGTTCCAAAATAAGAAGTGGTCAAACCGTGCTCTCCGAGGCTGCGAAGAGAGACGAGCCCGTATCTCTAGAGGAAGCCGAACCAATCATTAAAAGTTTGTCTTCCATCTTTTTTAGAGCACAGGATGCCCATTACGACATTGCAATAACCATGATGACAATGAAGTCTCAAATTCAAGTTCTCAAAGAAAAACAAAGCGCCGTGTTTGTTCAGAACACGGTGCATGGACAATTGGCTGCCGAATCACTGCCCAAGAATCTACATTGCATTGTGATTCAGCTCACTGCTGATTGGCTTCGGAGCACGTCCATGCAGGTTCTTGCAGACAAGAGCAAGAACTCGCCACGATTAACAGACATAAATCTTTACCACTTTTGTGTATTTTCAGACAATCTGCTGGCCGTTTCAGTCGTCGTAAACTCTACTGTTTCAAACGCCGAACATCCAAAGCAACTAGTTTTCCATATTGTCACAAATGGAGTAGCATACGGGGCGTTTCAGGCGTGGTTCCTCAGTAATGATTTCAAAGGTGCTGCCATAGAAGTTCAGAGTGTCCAAGATTTCACTTGGCTGAATGCATCATACTCTCCTGTAGTAAAACAAATCCGTGACGCCGCCAGTCTTGAGCTGAAGTTTCATAGCCCAAAGAATCTATCTTTACTTAGCTACCTTCGGTTCTACATCCCAGAGATTTATCCCCAGTTGGAGAAGGTGGTTTTCCTCGCAGACGACGTCGTTGTTCAGAAGGATTTGGTACCTCTGTTCTCAATAGAATTACACGGGAATGTAAACGGGGCGGTCGAAACTTGTCTCGAAGCTTTTCACCGGTACTCCAACTACCTAAAATTTTCAAACCCATTGATCAGCACGAAATTCGATCCTCAAGCATGTGGATGGGCGTTTGGCATGAACGTTTTCGACTTGATTTCTTGGAGAAAGGCGAATGTGACAGCAAAATACCATTATTGGCAAGAACAGAATGCTGATAAGTCACTCTGGAAGCTTGGCACTCTTCCTCCTGGCCTTTTAGCTTTCCATGGGATGACAGAACCACTTGATCGGAGATGGCACGTTTTAGGATTGGGGCATGACATGAACGTCGATAACCGTTTGATCGAGACTGCTGCTGTGATTCACTTTAATGGCAACAGCAAGCCTTGGCTGAAGTGGAGTATAGAGCGGTACCGGCCCCTTTGGGAACGGTATGTGGATCGGGATCATCGGTATATCCGGGATTGTGCCACTAGTTGA
- the LOC140866581 gene encoding large ribosomal subunit protein eL42: MVNVPKTKKTFCKSKECKKHTLHKVTQYKKGKDSLAAQGKRRYDRKQSGYGGQTKPVFHKKAKTTKKIVLRLQCQGCKHVSQHPIKRCKHFEIGGDKKGKGTSLF, encoded by the exons ATG GTGAACGTTCCAAAGACTAAGAAGACTTTCTGCAAGTCAAAGGAGTGCAAAAAGCACACCTTGCACAAGGTTACTCAATACAAAAAGGGAAAAGATAGCTTGGCTGCTCAAGGGAAGCGAAGATATGACCGTAAGCAGTCAGGTTACGGAGGCCAAACCAAGCCTGTCTTCCACAAGAAG GCAAAAACAACTAAGAAGATTGTGCTGAGGCTACAATGCCAGGGTTGCAAACATGTTTCTCAGCATCCGATTAAG AGGTGCAAGCATTTTGAGATTGGTGGAGATAAGAAGGGGAAAGGAACTTCTCTCTTTTAG
- the LOC140865167 gene encoding transcription initiation factor TFIID subunit 11 yields the protein MNKSKDPFEIAFEEQEESPPDSPVGLDENEAQTSLGHIRGDVDASANIHTSQPSTSLAVTVAIGTAGPVGKPKEDDEDEDEENMEVELGKLPSSGDPDKVAKMQTLLAKFTDEQMSRYESFRRSGFQKSNMKRLLTSITGSAKISVPMTIVVSGIAKMFVGELIETARLVMSERKETGPIRPCHVREAYRRLKLEGKIPKRSVPRLFR from the exons ATGAACAAATCAAAGGATCCATTTGAGATTGCTTTTGAGGAACAAGAGGAATCACCACCGGATTCCCCTGTTGGTCTTGATGAGAATGAAGCACAAACTTCATTGGGTCACATTCGTGGAGATGTTGATGCCAGTGCTAATATTCATACCTCACAGCCTTCAACATCTTTAGCTGTAACAGTAGCCATAGGCACTGCTGGTCCAGTTGGCAAACCTAAGGAAgacgatgaagatgaagatgaagagaACATGGAAGTTGAGCTTGGAAAGCTGCCATCTAGTGGTGATCCTGATAAAGTGGCTAAGATGCA GACTCTTTTAGCTAAGTTTACGGATGAGCAAATGAGTCGGTACGAGTCATTTAGAAGATCTGGATTCCAGAAATCTAATATGAAACGG CTGCTGACAAGCATAACTGGAAGTGCAAAAATTTCAGTACCCATGACTATTGTTGTATCTGGAATTGCAAAAATGTTTGTTGGGGAGCTTATTGAAACAG CAAGATTAGTAATGTCAGAGAGAAAGGAGACTGGACCGATCAGGCCATGCCACGTTAGGGAAGCATACAGAAGATTAAAACTTGAGGGAAAGATCCCAAAAAGATCAGTTCCAAGGCTTTTCCGATGA